In the genome of bacterium SCSIO 12827, the window GTCATGGGGATCATGGCCGGGCTGCACGGCCCGGTGATCTCCCTTGCTTTTCAGAATGCCGAACCCCGGGTCGCCCGCGCCATGCTGGGCGCCTATTTCACGGTCGCCTATCTGTCGGCGGTGGCGGCCCTGGCCCTGGTCGGGTCATTCGGCGCGCCGGAGGCCGGCCGCACTCTGGTGCTGCTGCCCGGCGTGGCGGTCGGTCTGGCCCTGGCCCCGATCACCCGGCGCTACATCAACCGCGACCGCCTGCGCATCGCGATCCTCGCCATTGCGGCGGTCAGCGGTCTGATCCTGATCGTGAAATAGCCGACCGCGCCTTACGACGGCTTCAGGGCCTTTTCCAACAGTAGGCGCGCAGCGGCGCGCGGATCGGCCCGCCGCGCGGCCAGGTCATCGATCAGATCGGCCATGTCCGGCGCCAGGCGCTTGAATTCGCGGCGCATGTGGTCGAGCGCCGCCGTTTCAAGCCGCATCAAGGCGATGCGCCGGCGCCGGGCCTTGTCTTCGCCGCTTGATGCAAGGTGTTGGCCGTGGTCGATCACGGCTTGCGCCAGGTCGGCGACACCTTTGCCCGTGTTGGCGCTGGTCGCGATCACCGGCACGCGCCAACCGGTCGCCCCCTCGCCCCGCCCCTGACGGCCGGTCAGGCCCAAATCCTGGGCCCCCGCCAGGTCGGCAGCGGTCTGATCCGCATCGGCGCGGTCGGCCTTGGTCACGACATGAATATCGGCGATTTCCAGGATGCCCGCCTTCATGGCCTGGACCCCGTCGCCCAACCCCGGCGGCGAGGCGACGATCACCGTATGGGCCGCCGCCGCGACATCGACCTCGTCCTGGCCGACACCGACGGTCTCGATCACCACGACCTGGAAGCCACAGGCGTCCAGCACATCCACGGAATCAAGCGCCGGGCGCGCCAGCCCGCCCATGGCGCCCTGGGTCGCGAACGATCGTATGAACACGCCGTTGTCGCTGCCGTGGTCGCCCATGCGGACCCGGTCGCCCAGAATGGCGCCGCCGGAAAACGGGCTGGAAGGATCAATGGCGATGACACCGACGGTCAGGTTCCGCTGACGCAATTCCTTGACCAAGGCGTTGACCAGGGACGACTTACCAGCCCCTGGTGGCCCGGTGACGCCGACCACATGGGCCGATCCCGCGGCCTGATAAACTCGGGCCATCAGATCGCCGTCTGTCGACCCGGATATCGGCGCAGCGTTGCCGGTGGTTTCGGCCAGGGACAACAGCTTGGCAATAGCCCGCCGGTCGCCGCCTTGCGCGGCGGCAAGTAGGTCTGGCGATGGATCCGGCTTGGGGGCTGCCATGGCCAGGGCCTCAGTCGCTCGACGGTATGGGACGGTTGCGGCTCAATTTGCGCAGGTCATGGCCCGCCAAGCGGTATTCGGCACTCAGGTCGTCGTACACGGGCCAGATGTAATCCAGCATCTTTTGGTCATTGGGGCCGACCTTGCGCAGGAATTTGGCCGGCCGCCCGGCCCAGACCTCGCCGGGGCCGATCTGCTTGCCCGGCGTGACCAGGGCGCCGGCGGCGATCAGCGATCCCTTGCCGACCACCGCACCGTCCATCACGCAGGCCTGCATGCCGATCATGGAATCGTCCTCCAGCGTGCAGGCATGCAAAAGCGCCATATGCCCGACCGTGACCCGGTCGCCCAGGATCGTTGGATAGCCCTTGGAATCGACATGAACGACCGTGCCGTCCTGGATGTTCGTATCGTTGCCGATACGAATGAAGTTCATATCCCCCCGCAACACACAGGAATACCAGATCGACGACTTGGTCCCGATCGTCACGTCCCCGATGATGATGGCATTTTCCGCGATGAAGGCGGTTTCGTCGATCTGCGGATGCTTGTCCTTGAAAGGAAGGATCACACCGCCGGGCTGGCGCGAAGATATCATTCAGAAATCACCTTAGTTTTTTGTTTCAATGTATTGTTTTTTAAGAATTTTTAATGAACGGAAGCATTTCCTTGAAAGCCTCCGTTCCGGCCCGCCCCAGCCATTCATAGATAACCATTTCCGTGGTCACGATGCCGGCCCCGGCCGCGCCCAGACGATCCAGGCAGGCCTTTTCACTTTCCAGGGTGCGCGAGGCCGTGGCGTCGGTGACGACGAAGATCTCGTACCCCTTGTCCATCAGATCGACACCGGTCTGCATGACGCAGATATGGGCTTCCATCCCCGTGATGACCACTTGGCGGCGGCCTGTGGCCTCGAACGCCTTCTGGAACAGTTCCTCGTTCATGCAGGAGAAATGAATTTTCTCGAACACCTGGGCCTCGGGCGCGATGCCCTGCAGCTGCGGCACCGTGCGCCCCAATCCCTTGGGATACTGTTCCGTCATCAGAATGGGCACGCCCATGCGATCGGCGGCACGCATCAGCAGCGCCGTATTGCGGATCACCTTGGCCGGTGATTGCATGGCGGGGGCCAACTTGTCCTGGATATCGATGACGACCAGGCAGGAGAGTTCGGGCTTTATCAGCATCTTGATTTCCTTAATCGGCGAGCCAATAGCGCAGAACCGCGCTGACCGCCTCGGGCCGTTCCAGGGGCGAAAGATGGCCGCAGTTTTCGACGATCACCAGTTTAGCACCGGGGATGGCGGATGCCATTTCTTCGTGCACCGCAGGCGGCGTCATGACGTCGAGCCGACCACACAGAACCAACGTCGGACAGGCAATCGCGGCCAGATTGGGCCGATTGTCCGGGCGCTCGATGATGGCCGTCTGCTGGCGCTGATAAGCCTCCGCCCCCACGTTGCGGGCCGAGGCGCGAACGACGGCGGTCAATTCCCCATCGTCCTGGCGGTTTGCAGCGATGAAGCCCGTCATGTGGTGATCGATGACGCCGTCCAGATCGCCCATGGCGGCCCTGGCCATCAGTTCGCGGCGGCCTGCCGTGCGTTCGGGCGTGTCCGGGCCGGGGGCGGTGTCGAGCAAGGCCAAGCGGGTCACCCGTTCCGGCGCCAGACGCATGACGGCCTGGGCCGCGTAGCCGCCCATCGACAATCCGCAGAGCGCGAAGCGGTCGGGCGCCGCGTCCAACACGCGCCGGGCCATGTCGTCAATACTGCCGTCCTGTGTCATGTCGGCCACGGTCATTTCCGCGACGTCGGTCAAGGTCGCCAACTGATGCCCCCATAGCGCCGTGTCACACAGCAGCCCGGGCATGAACAGAAGCGGCGTTCGGTCAGACATGAAACCTCCTTCGGGGACCGTGACAAATCGGTAGCGGTCGGCAGAAATCCGCCGCCCAACCCCCGCTTATCATTGACTTCGGGTCGGGAACACCTAATATCCGGCTCACACGGCCCGGGGAAGTCTCCGAGGGTCAAAATCCAAGCCCCCATAAGGTGACCACCCAGCCCGGGCGGCGCAACTCCCGAAGTGGAGCAATATGTCCTTTTCAGACCTCGGCCTCAGCGACGAACTCCTCAAAGCGATTTCCGACGCAGGCTACACCGACCCCACCCCCATCCAGGCCCAGGCCATTCCCCAAGTCCTGATGGGCCGCGATATTCTGGGCTGCGCCCAGACGGGCACGGGCAAGACGGCATCCTTCACCCTTCCGATGATCGATATCCTGGCCTCGGGCCGGGCCAAGGCGCGCATGCCGCGCTCGCTGATTCTGGAGCCGACCCGCGAACTGGCCGCCCAGGTCGCCGATAATTTTGAGATCTACGGCAAATACCACAAGCTGAACCATGCGCTGCTGATCGGCGGCGAAAACATGAGCGAGCAGATCAAGCGCCTGGAAAAGGGCGTCGACGTGCTGATCGCCACCCCGGGCCGTCTGATGGACGTTTTTGACCGCGGCCATCTATTGCTGCGCGACGTGAAGGTTCTGGTGATCGACGAAGCCGACCGCATGCTCGACATGGGCTTCATCCCCGATGTCGAGAAAATCGTCTCCAAGCTTCCGCAGATGCGCACGACGCTGCTGTTCTCGGCCACCATGCCGCCGGAAATCAAGCGCTTGGCCGACCGCTTCCTGATGAACCCCAAGGAAATCACCGTATCCAAGCCGGCCACGGCGGCGGAAACGATCAAGCAGCTCTTGGTCATGGTCACCGGCGCCGGGCGCGACCAGGCCTCCATCGCCAAGCGCAAGCGCGAGATCCTGCGGAAGCTGATCGAGCGCGAGCAGCCCAAGAACGCCATCATCTTCTGCAACCGCAAGCGTGACGTCGACGTCGTCTACAAGTCGCTGGAACGCCACGGTTACAACACCGCGGCGCGTCTGCACGGCGACATGGTGCAGTCCGTGCGCATGGAAACCTTATCCAAGTTCAAGAGCGGCGACGTGACCCTGTTGGTGTGTTCCGACGTGGCGGCGCGCGGGCTCGACATCCCGGCCATGAGCCATGTCTTCAACTTCGACGTGCCGACCCATGCCGACGACTATGTCCACCGCATCGGCCGCACGGGCCGCGCCGGACGCGAAGGTGTGGCGATCTCCATCGCCGTCCCGTCCGACGGCAAATACGTGGACGCCATCGAAAAGCTGATGGGCCGCTCCATCGATCAGGACCCGATGAGCAGCACCGGCGGCGGCAATGGCAGCAGTGGCAGTGCCGATGACACTGCCAGCGCCCCGGAAAAGGAAGCACGCGGCGAACGTGGCCGGGGTCGAGGACGTGA includes:
- a CDS encoding DEAD/DEAH box helicase, yielding MSFSDLGLSDELLKAISDAGYTDPTPIQAQAIPQVLMGRDILGCAQTGTGKTASFTLPMIDILASGRAKARMPRSLILEPTRELAAQVADNFEIYGKYHKLNHALLIGGENMSEQIKRLEKGVDVLIATPGRLMDVFDRGHLLLRDVKVLVIDEADRMLDMGFIPDVEKIVSKLPQMRTTLLFSATMPPEIKRLADRFLMNPKEITVSKPATAAETIKQLLVMVTGAGRDQASIAKRKREILRKLIEREQPKNAIIFCNRKRDVDVVYKSLERHGYNTAARLHGDMVQSVRMETLSKFKSGDVTLLVCSDVAARGLDIPAMSHVFNFDVPTHADDYVHRIGRTGRAGREGVAISIAVPSDGKYVDAIEKLMGRSIDQDPMSSTGGGNGSSGSADDTASAPEKEARGERGRGRGRDRGRGRKPASDDTKTEPAADAVTETTVTAEPVKDAPKTEAPAAEEPAAKTSRARRSRSDQRNDAGTMDDKDVVFGQSDQVPAFLKNF
- the meaB gene encoding methylmalonyl Co-A mutase-associated GTPase MeaB → MAAPKPDPSPDLLAAAQGGDRRAIAKLLSLAETTGNAAPISGSTDGDLMARVYQAAGSAHVVGVTGPPGAGKSSLVNALVKELRQRNLTVGVIAIDPSSPFSGGAILGDRVRMGDHGSDNGVFIRSFATQGAMGGLARPALDSVDVLDACGFQVVVIETVGVGQDEVDVAAAAHTVIVASPPGLGDGVQAMKAGILEIADIHVVTKADRADADQTAADLAGAQDLGLTGRQGRGEGATGWRVPVIATSANTGKGVADLAQAVIDHGQHLASSGEDKARRRRIALMRLETAALDHMRREFKRLAPDMADLIDDLAARRADPRAAARLLLEKALKPS
- a CDS encoding alpha/beta fold hydrolase, with the translated sequence MSDRTPLLFMPGLLCDTALWGHQLATLTDVAEMTVADMTQDGSIDDMARRVLDAAPDRFALCGLSMGGYAAQAVMRLAPERVTRLALLDTAPGPDTPERTAGRRELMARAAMGDLDGVIDHHMTGFIAANRQDDGELTAVVRASARNVGAEAYQRQQTAIIERPDNRPNLAAIACPTLVLCGRLDVMTPPAVHEEMASAIPGAKLVIVENCGHLSPLERPEAVSAVLRYWLAD
- a CDS encoding hydrolase — protein: MLIKPELSCLVVIDIQDKLAPAMQSPAKVIRNTALLMRAADRMGVPILMTEQYPKGLGRTVPQLQGIAPEAQVFEKIHFSCMNEELFQKAFEATGRRQVVITGMEAHICVMQTGVDLMDKGYEIFVVTDATASRTLESEKACLDRLGAAGAGIVTTEMVIYEWLGRAGTEAFKEMLPFIKNS
- a CDS encoding gamma carbonic anhydrase family protein, with the protein product MISSRQPGGVILPFKDKHPQIDETAFIAENAIIIGDVTIGTKSSIWYSCVLRGDMNFIRIGNDTNIQDGTVVHVDSKGYPTILGDRVTVGHMALLHACTLEDDSMIGMQACVMDGAVVGKGSLIAAGALVTPGKQIGPGEVWAGRPAKFLRKVGPNDQKMLDYIWPVYDDLSAEYRLAGHDLRKLSRNRPIPSSD